A window of Candidatus Xiphinematobacter sp. Idaho Grape contains these coding sequences:
- a CDS encoding class I fructose-bisphosphate aldolase yields MIDQIVHILGDEAEYLLAHTSRTFVKEMLHLPGIDFIERVFFPSDRNNRVLGNLNRIYRHGRLSGTGYLSILPVDQGVEHSAGASFAANPKYFDPENVVELAIEGGCNAVASTFGVLGAVARRYAHKIPFLVKVNHNELLTYPNKHKEILFGTVEQAYELGAVAVGATVYFGSEDASREIVEIAEVFALAHELGMVTVLWCYLRNSSFVREDGDYHLSADLTGQANYLGATIQADIVKQKLPENNGGFLALDGVTPHGYGKSDKRVYLELTSKHPIDLCRYQVANCFMGRIGLINSGGASGKNDFAEAIYTAVVNKRAGGQGLISGRKAFQRPMREGIDLLHAIQDVYLCREVTIA; encoded by the coding sequence GTGATAGACCAAATTGTTCATATTCTTGGGGACGAGGCTGAGTATCTTCTGGCTCATACTAGCCGGACCTTTGTCAAGGAGATGCTCCACTTGCCGGGTATAGACTTTATAGAAAGGGTTTTTTTTCCATCAGATCGGAACAACCGTGTGTTGGGTAACCTGAATCGGATCTATCGCCACGGTCGGCTTAGTGGGACAGGCTATCTCTCCATTCTTCCTGTGGATCAAGGTGTTGAACACTCAGCTGGGGCTAGCTTTGCTGCTAATCCCAAATATTTTGATCCAGAGAATGTTGTTGAGCTTGCAATTGAAGGTGGATGTAACGCCGTGGCGTCTACTTTTGGAGTCCTGGGAGCCGTTGCTAGAAGGTACGCGCACAAAATTCCCTTCTTGGTGAAAGTTAACCATAATGAGTTACTTACCTATCCAAATAAGCATAAGGAGATCCTTTTTGGCACCGTTGAGCAAGCTTACGAATTGGGGGCCGTTGCTGTAGGGGCAACGGTCTACTTTGGCTCGGAGGATGCTTCGCGAGAGATTGTTGAAATTGCTGAGGTATTTGCTTTGGCGCATGAACTTGGTATGGTCACTGTCCTATGGTGTTATCTACGCAATTCCTCCTTTGTAAGGGAAGATGGAGATTATCATCTTTCTGCTGATCTTACCGGCCAAGCCAACTACCTAGGTGCTACAATTCAGGCTGATATCGTTAAACAGAAGCTTCCGGAAAACAACGGAGGATTTCTTGCTCTGGATGGTGTTACCCCCCATGGCTACGGGAAGTCTGACAAACGAGTGTACCTAGAGTTAACAAGCAAACATCCCATAGATCTTTGTAGGTATCAGGTGGCCAACTGCTTTATGGGGCGTATAGGATTAATTAATAGCGGAGGTGCCTCAGGTAAAAACGATTTTGCGGAGGCCATCTATACTGCGGTTGTCAATAAGAGGGCCGGAGGCCAAGGCCTCATCTCCGGTAGGAAGGCATTTCAACGTCCAATGAGGGAAGGGATAGATCTACTCCATGCCATCCAGGATGTTTATCTCTGTAGAGAAGTAACCATCGCCTAA
- a CDS encoding AAA family ATPase, producing the protein MALSVKEALEYLTASHKAHRLAHAYLICGTTGSGKEELARKFAALTLHCSEEVLSSCPPHPDFHRVQPVSKSRRIVIEQVRLLEQILRRSATRTAKIAVIQEADRFALNAANAFLKTLEEPPTGTYLILLTTNPEVVLPAILSRCIRISLRQKEKWQPTQQERSIVAHFNHCLQLSVGTVAQTFQFVRGFQTVLAECKEDASRQAAAELEHCRQHYQNRTDGTWFAERARHSKAMMESVSIHLRHGLITAVKSFLVEGLRVFHLGTTSPDPGVAFLSKVPQETLLQQIELLDRLQCFLASGVNESLALEVFFLEIFSLILRGDFESDGELTSELPLLPS; encoded by the coding sequence ATGGCCCTTTCAGTTAAAGAGGCCTTGGAGTACTTGACTGCCTCGCACAAGGCACATCGCCTTGCTCATGCCTATTTAATCTGTGGTACCACTGGTTCCGGGAAAGAAGAATTGGCCAGAAAATTTGCTGCACTTACCTTGCATTGCTCAGAGGAGGTACTTAGCTCTTGCCCCCCGCATCCGGATTTTCACAGAGTGCAGCCAGTTTCTAAATCTAGACGTATTGTTATTGAACAGGTGCGGCTTTTAGAACAAATTCTCCGGCGGTCTGCTACTAGGACCGCTAAGATCGCAGTGATCCAAGAGGCGGACCGTTTTGCTCTCAATGCTGCCAATGCTTTTCTAAAAACTCTGGAGGAACCGCCTACAGGGACCTATCTAATACTTCTCACTACTAATCCAGAAGTTGTCTTGCCGGCCATTCTTTCGAGGTGTATTCGCATATCTCTGCGTCAGAAAGAAAAATGGCAACCTACCCAGCAAGAGAGGTCCATTGTAGCTCATTTTAATCACTGCCTGCAACTTAGTGTGGGGACAGTTGCTCAAACATTCCAGTTTGTAAGGGGTTTTCAAACCGTATTAGCTGAGTGCAAAGAAGATGCCTCCAGGCAAGCCGCAGCAGAACTCGAGCACTGCAGGCAGCACTATCAAAATAGGACTGATGGCACGTGGTTTGCGGAACGTGCAAGGCACTCGAAAGCCATGATGGAATCTGTTTCCATCCATCTCCGCCATGGCTTAATTACAGCTGTGAAGAGTTTTCTTGTAGAAGGGCTACGCGTCTTCCACCTTGGAACTACTTCTCCTGATCCAGGAGTTGCCTTTTTATCTAAAGTTCCTCAAGAGACTCTCCTCCAGCAAATAGAATTGCTGGACCGTCTCCAGTGTTTCCTGGCCAGTGGGGTCAACGAGTCTCTCGCTCTTGAGGTTTTCTTCCTGGAAATTTTTTCTCTAATCTTACGTGGTGACTTTGAGTCTGATGGGGAATTAACTTCTGAATTGCCACTTCTCCCATCCTAG
- the tmk gene encoding dTMP kinase, whose product MYSHCSAVRPRGIFISFEGPEGCGKTTQIQKLARVFQGCDRSFLVLREPGGTALGESVRHLLKYATTAGPSNLSPEAELLLFAASRAQLVREKILPALLAGSFVVCDRFLDSTTVYQGTARNLPHNFVKYVNQQVVSGCIPDITFLLDIDSELALQRISRRGTHVLDRIEQESLQFHTLVRKGYLELAQANPGRFIVLDAEQSADSLSKKIVMTLEERYGPFS is encoded by the coding sequence ATGTACTCGCACTGTTCTGCTGTAAGGCCACGGGGCATTTTTATTTCCTTTGAAGGTCCAGAAGGATGCGGAAAAACTACACAAATCCAAAAACTCGCGCGAGTATTCCAGGGTTGTGATAGGTCCTTCCTAGTACTGCGAGAACCAGGAGGAACAGCTCTTGGAGAATCTGTTCGTCACCTTCTTAAGTATGCCACTACTGCTGGGCCCTCCAATCTTTCTCCAGAAGCAGAACTGCTACTCTTTGCCGCTAGCAGAGCACAACTAGTTCGAGAGAAAATTCTTCCTGCTCTCCTTGCGGGCTCCTTTGTCGTTTGCGACCGCTTCCTCGATTCTACTACAGTCTACCAAGGCACAGCGCGCAACCTGCCGCACAACTTTGTCAAATACGTCAACCAGCAAGTGGTAAGTGGTTGTATCCCAGATATTACCTTTCTCCTAGACATAGATTCCGAGCTTGCGCTGCAACGTATATCCCGGCGGGGCACCCACGTTCTAGATAGAATAGAACAAGAATCCCTGCAGTTCCATACCTTAGTTCGTAAAGGCTACTTGGAGCTTGCTCAGGCAAATCCAGGCCGTTTTATAGTTTTAGATGCTGAGCAGTCTGCGGATTCACTTTCTAAAAAAATTGTGATGACTTTGGAAGAACGATATGGCCCTTTCAGTTAA
- the alaS gene encoding alanine--tRNA ligase yields the protein MTSIEIRSSFLEFFASKGHSVIRSSSLLPDSPNLLFTNAGMNQFVPIFLGECPPDVSSWPEVRPGIPTRAVSTQKCLRAGGKHNDLEDVGLDTYHHTFFEMLGNWSFGDYFRRKAIEWAWELVVCQWKFPPNRLYASFYQPAPGEPGETDEEACECWGDLFRDAGLDPKVHVHGGGRRDNFWMMGDNGPCGPCSELHIDLTPSGDSFGKLINTGNAHCIEIWNLVFIQFNLFRDGTISPLPTQHVDTGMGLERVASVLQGTRDFTDFSCSVSNYETDLFYPLLRQVERLSGKKYTATLPPMDNRSHQEVVDTAFRVIADHVRTLTFAIADGIFPSNTGRGYVLRRLLRRAVRHGKALDLHKPFLHQLVAVLARTMGDVFPELISQQVQVEEIIRVEEEAFHKTLDRGLQVFKEVITRLRALGSSIVSGEDAFRLSDTYGFPIDLTQLMAREIGFSVDQTGFEQYVGQQRSLARASQKRELSQAIAQDVTTQFLGYESLESAGVIRDVYTGIDGTWIALDKTPFYPTMGGQVGDSGHLKTFQAENSQHFSVLTAIRSGDAFYHHLAPEKKNTLTLSVGTRVQAAVDPKRRIAIERHHSATHLLHWALREVLSHGVEQRGSYIGPKKLTFDFGSSAMTRVQLSDVEKLVNERILENSQISWVQLPYSEVRKRTDIIQIFSEKYGKNVRIVQIGGSSGSLDGYSMELCAGTHCRTTGELGVFRITSEGAVATGIRRIEAIAGYAAFLSIQSQAELLCRLARKLDTPVVELEQKIDSAIKRSKMLERQLRVSQQRQADAIASILSGRKSTIGEIPAIVENLGEVNGALLDAVSNSIKGQFDGVLVLGGSEDDTVSLIVTVPPLWISKLSARDIMQEIAHIVGGAGGGRVDRARGSGKEPKRLEEALQRAVYLIKECTVGSS from the coding sequence ATGACCAGCATAGAAATACGATCCTCCTTCCTTGAATTTTTTGCTTCTAAAGGACACTCCGTTATCCGCTCTTCCAGCCTTTTACCAGATTCTCCAAATTTACTGTTTACTAATGCGGGCATGAATCAGTTTGTGCCGATTTTTCTAGGGGAATGCCCTCCGGATGTAAGTAGTTGGCCGGAAGTTCGTCCGGGAATTCCCACCCGCGCTGTTAGTACCCAAAAATGCCTCCGTGCTGGGGGGAAACATAACGATCTTGAAGATGTAGGGTTAGACACCTACCACCACACTTTTTTCGAGATGCTTGGAAATTGGAGCTTTGGCGACTACTTCAGAAGAAAGGCCATCGAATGGGCCTGGGAGCTCGTGGTATGCCAGTGGAAATTTCCGCCCAACCGGCTTTATGCCAGTTTCTACCAGCCAGCTCCTGGCGAGCCAGGTGAGACAGATGAGGAGGCTTGTGAATGCTGGGGTGATCTCTTTCGAGATGCTGGCCTTGATCCCAAGGTCCACGTTCATGGTGGTGGAAGAAGAGATAATTTTTGGATGATGGGAGACAATGGTCCATGTGGGCCATGTAGTGAGTTACACATAGATTTGACCCCTTCTGGGGATTCCTTTGGAAAGCTGATTAACACTGGAAACGCGCACTGCATAGAGATTTGGAATCTTGTTTTCATCCAGTTCAATCTATTCCGGGATGGTACCATTTCCCCCCTCCCTACGCAACATGTCGACACCGGTATGGGATTAGAGCGCGTAGCCTCCGTCCTTCAGGGTACTCGGGACTTTACAGACTTCTCCTGCTCAGTCTCCAATTACGAAACTGATCTCTTCTACCCATTACTGCGGCAAGTTGAGAGGTTAAGTGGAAAAAAGTACACAGCCACCCTACCTCCTATGGATAATCGGAGCCACCAAGAAGTGGTAGACACCGCCTTTCGGGTTATTGCTGACCACGTTCGAACTCTCACCTTTGCCATCGCTGACGGAATTTTTCCAAGTAACACTGGCCGTGGTTATGTACTAAGACGACTCCTACGACGGGCTGTTCGACATGGGAAAGCCTTAGACTTACACAAGCCGTTTTTGCATCAGCTTGTTGCAGTTCTTGCTAGGACAATGGGTGATGTTTTTCCAGAACTCATCTCCCAACAGGTGCAAGTAGAAGAGATCATTCGCGTAGAGGAGGAAGCTTTTCACAAGACGCTTGATAGAGGGCTTCAGGTCTTCAAAGAGGTTATCACTCGCCTCAGAGCGCTAGGCTCTTCCATAGTGTCAGGAGAGGATGCCTTTCGCCTTTCAGATACCTATGGTTTCCCCATAGATCTTACCCAATTGATGGCCAGGGAGATCGGATTTTCTGTGGATCAAACGGGTTTTGAGCAGTACGTAGGACAACAACGCTCCCTGGCGCGCGCTAGCCAGAAAAGAGAACTTTCTCAGGCAATCGCACAAGACGTCACGACGCAGTTTCTTGGTTACGAATCTCTAGAATCAGCGGGAGTCATTCGTGATGTTTACACTGGAATAGATGGGACTTGGATTGCCCTAGACAAAACTCCTTTCTACCCCACGATGGGTGGCCAGGTTGGCGACTCTGGTCACCTGAAAACTTTCCAGGCAGAAAATAGCCAGCATTTTTCCGTCCTTACGGCGATTCGTTCTGGAGATGCCTTTTATCATCATCTAGCTCCTGAGAAAAAGAATACCCTCACGCTTTCGGTAGGAACACGGGTTCAAGCTGCCGTAGACCCCAAAAGGCGGATCGCTATCGAGCGCCACCATTCTGCCACGCATCTTCTTCATTGGGCACTACGTGAAGTACTATCTCATGGCGTTGAACAACGTGGCTCATATATAGGACCAAAAAAGTTGACATTTGATTTTGGAAGCAGTGCTATGACCCGGGTTCAGCTCTCTGATGTCGAGAAACTGGTCAACGAACGCATTCTGGAAAACTCACAAATCTCATGGGTCCAACTTCCTTACTCTGAGGTAAGGAAGCGTACCGACATCATACAGATCTTTAGCGAGAAATATGGTAAGAACGTGCGCATCGTCCAGATCGGGGGTTCATCAGGTTCGTTGGATGGCTACTCAATGGAACTTTGCGCTGGGACCCACTGCCGAACTACAGGCGAATTGGGAGTATTCCGAATTACCTCTGAGGGAGCGGTGGCTACTGGTATACGCCGTATCGAAGCAATTGCAGGCTACGCCGCTTTTCTCTCTATTCAGAGTCAAGCAGAACTGTTGTGTCGCTTGGCAAGGAAACTAGATACACCTGTAGTAGAATTGGAACAGAAGATAGACTCTGCCATTAAACGGTCTAAAATGCTAGAGAGGCAGTTACGGGTCTCTCAGCAACGACAAGCCGATGCTATTGCTAGCATCCTGTCTGGAAGGAAGAGTACAATCGGGGAGATTCCTGCCATTGTGGAGAATCTAGGGGAGGTTAATGGAGCACTCCTAGATGCGGTTTCTAATTCCATTAAAGGCCAATTTGACGGAGTCCTGGTTCTTGGGGGTAGTGAAGATGACACAGTCTCATTAATAGTAACTGTTCCTCCGCTCTGGATTTCGAAACTCTCGGCAAGAGATATCATGCAAGAGATTGCACACATTGTAGGCGGCGCAGGTGGTGGAAGGGTAGACAGAGCAAGAGGGAGTGGGAAGGAACCAAAACGCCTGGAGGAGGCGCTACAGCGGGCTGTGTATCTCATTAAGGAATGCACTGTGGGTTCTTCTTAG
- a CDS encoding PD-(D/E)XK nuclease family protein, with product MSRKLCLYTDWETGFTHATRWVEQAAQQSFLDERQTAVIFPNSVVANQLRKVLASRGTTFMNVHFWTPTAFRKRMLHGLSGLLSIASYKELHLIASSVAADWVSDKWSRSTETDLNILLRVLGLLNNFELVHAQVPKELRNIADLAKNFHKVLREQGLQTVSEADCCLVSHKWQKKFVSLLVFGFHGGYWSLFPLLSLAHQTTEKLEVVLENPSETSFNLDRSWIESWERLMDVKATLLGGLEWKKRSFDHVEFLTEPTTYNLAWAIALRASKMVVEGAKTVAVVFSAYGPLSREVALALNRLRLPYFDGIGHTCLYSPEKNHWREWCIFQEAPTAQSLSEFLALLPDQVQTIDLLREASRETLSQDIHVCTRFASLHGDREKDWRKLSSFSLLPERSSLDEFCKKTTGEFIRLGWTKEADCLLACQTRLQRPDRLLLKRDAFLCWLQKALREKYQLQDPMGSHPYATIQLVLRDQAALCPWTHVILAGMNAGQWPDSGEQNSSLTPVILNLCQSIATTDIKFPGNSPFNMGKNPSALGHCIPSLFQKEQTVTQRRDFQSLCKAPNLVATAQMRNNDVTDCPSVWFSELYERYGKTGEGFRTHFPSSQPYVPFIAATSPDKLVWKARTDRLDPTIPFGRWEFVAPPPSSPLEITVADAERIWKEPAIAWMKIFLGVGPAEMPESSTTRVGTWVHRWLRNLCVSAADWARLPDKSSRREIILAASEGTRTAVEKSYRAIQRQLPSYWTLTWKQAQSFAVECSNHLETFRPRFPYISTEHSFRNVRVGPFIIHGRWDLLLSTRLPESDPAPYPFVNTSMVVVDYKTGKRSLNATSPLFNGRDTRIKMQLSLYTQAALANGALQVDAACIAPHCNAGQNCIQLSSKELEEIQPLLLSIGRILREGVFGMRGKLYRGFTSYNKMPLATLPITQDILESKWELTQKNLLAMG from the coding sequence ATGAGTAGAAAACTATGTTTGTACACTGATTGGGAAACGGGGTTTACCCACGCTACACGCTGGGTGGAACAGGCGGCACAACAGTCGTTTTTAGATGAAAGGCAGACGGCAGTCATTTTTCCGAACTCCGTCGTAGCAAACCAACTACGAAAGGTACTGGCTTCACGGGGGACTACATTTATGAACGTCCATTTTTGGACTCCAACGGCTTTTCGAAAAAGAATGTTGCACGGTCTATCAGGGCTACTGTCTATAGCGAGCTATAAGGAGCTCCATTTGATTGCATCCTCAGTTGCAGCAGATTGGGTTTCAGATAAGTGGTCCCGCTCTACAGAAACAGACCTTAATATCCTTCTAAGGGTATTAGGTCTGCTAAATAACTTTGAACTGGTGCATGCACAGGTGCCCAAAGAACTGCGAAATATAGCAGACCTAGCAAAAAACTTTCATAAGGTTCTAAGAGAGCAGGGGCTACAAACAGTAAGTGAGGCAGATTGTTGTTTGGTCTCTCATAAGTGGCAGAAAAAGTTCGTGTCCTTACTAGTTTTTGGTTTCCACGGGGGATACTGGTCTCTTTTCCCTCTCCTATCACTTGCACACCAGACTACTGAAAAACTGGAAGTAGTCTTAGAAAATCCCAGTGAGACTTCCTTCAATCTTGACAGATCTTGGATAGAATCCTGGGAACGGCTGATGGATGTTAAGGCTACCTTACTTGGAGGACTGGAGTGGAAAAAGAGATCATTTGACCATGTAGAATTCTTGACGGAACCAACTACATACAACCTCGCTTGGGCGATTGCCCTGCGGGCCTCAAAAATGGTAGTGGAAGGCGCAAAAACGGTAGCTGTGGTTTTTTCTGCTTACGGTCCCCTCAGTCGAGAGGTTGCTTTAGCTCTAAATAGGTTACGGCTACCCTACTTCGATGGTATTGGCCACACGTGCCTATACTCCCCAGAGAAGAACCATTGGAGGGAGTGGTGCATCTTTCAAGAGGCACCTACAGCCCAGTCCCTTTCTGAATTTTTAGCTCTATTACCAGATCAAGTTCAAACCATAGACCTACTGCGTGAAGCTTCTAGAGAGACCTTGAGCCAAGACATTCATGTTTGCACGAGATTCGCAAGCCTGCACGGTGACAGAGAAAAAGACTGGAGGAAGTTGAGTAGTTTTTCTTTGCTACCAGAGCGTAGCTCATTAGATGAGTTCTGTAAAAAAACTACCGGAGAATTTATTCGTCTAGGCTGGACGAAAGAAGCTGATTGCCTACTGGCATGTCAGACCCGCTTGCAACGCCCAGACAGACTTCTGTTGAAGCGCGATGCCTTTTTATGTTGGCTACAAAAGGCCCTGCGGGAAAAATATCAGCTTCAAGATCCGATGGGCTCTCATCCTTATGCCACCATTCAGCTAGTACTGCGTGACCAAGCAGCCTTATGTCCCTGGACTCATGTCATTTTGGCTGGAATGAATGCAGGACAGTGGCCGGATTCCGGCGAGCAAAACAGCAGCCTTACCCCAGTCATCCTTAATCTCTGCCAGAGCATAGCCACTACTGACATTAAATTTCCTGGAAACAGCCCATTCAATATGGGGAAGAATCCCTCTGCTCTTGGCCACTGCATTCCTAGTCTCTTCCAAAAGGAGCAGACTGTTACACAGCGACGTGACTTTCAGAGCCTGTGCAAGGCTCCTAACTTAGTAGCAACTGCTCAAATGAGGAATAACGATGTTACCGATTGTCCGTCCGTCTGGTTTTCCGAGCTTTACGAGCGATATGGAAAGACTGGCGAAGGCTTTCGTACTCATTTCCCTTCTAGTCAGCCATATGTACCTTTTATCGCTGCCACCTCTCCTGATAAGTTGGTTTGGAAGGCCAGGACTGACAGATTAGATCCTACTATCCCCTTTGGGCGTTGGGAATTTGTAGCTCCCCCTCCAAGTTCTCCTCTGGAGATTACCGTAGCGGACGCAGAGCGAATATGGAAGGAACCTGCTATCGCTTGGATGAAGATCTTCCTCGGAGTGGGTCCAGCAGAAATGCCAGAGAGCTCCACGACTAGAGTAGGTACATGGGTGCACCGTTGGCTGCGTAATCTCTGTGTTTCCGCTGCAGATTGGGCACGGCTCCCAGATAAGTCTTCTCGAAGAGAAATCATCCTTGCCGCATCAGAGGGCACCCGCACTGCCGTAGAAAAGTCCTATCGTGCTATCCAAAGACAGCTTCCATCCTACTGGACTTTAACTTGGAAACAAGCGCAAAGCTTTGCCGTGGAATGCTCTAATCATCTAGAGACCTTTCGCCCCCGATTCCCTTACATTTCCACCGAGCACTCGTTTCGAAATGTTCGTGTAGGTCCGTTTATAATCCATGGCAGGTGGGACTTGCTGCTTTCAACGCGGTTGCCAGAAAGCGATCCGGCCCCTTATCCTTTTGTTAACACATCCATGGTAGTAGTTGACTACAAGACTGGAAAACGCTCACTGAACGCTACTTCCCCTCTCTTTAATGGAAGAGACACGAGAATCAAGATGCAACTTTCTCTGTACACACAAGCAGCTTTGGCAAATGGAGCACTCCAGGTTGATGCTGCTTGTATAGCTCCGCACTGTAATGCTGGTCAGAATTGTATCCAGTTATCCTCTAAGGAGTTGGAAGAGATCCAGCCCCTTCTTCTGTCTATAGGTCGAATCCTTCGGGAGGGGGTTTTTGGAATGCGAGGCAAACTTTATCGCGGATTCACTTCTTACAACAAGATGCCTTTAGCAACACTCCCTATTACACAAGATATTCTAGAATCTAAGTGGGAACTTACCCAAAAGAATTTACTAGCGATGGGATGA
- the recJ gene encoding single-stranded-DNA-specific exonuclease RecJ, translating to MRSLDSVQSTFGLPACFVSLLLQRGLTGTASVESFLYPKLRSLSAPELLPDMSPAVERVDIAMRNGEKIVLYGDYDVDGIASLALISRILAAYRIRAECFLPRRTEEGYGLTLAGIKRCFAEHRPDLLIAVDCGTNSAEEVAAVRRRGADVVILDHHEVHSRHPNCTALVNPKMGRDFHYLCSAGVAFKLAHALVKYHTIPGINLKDYLDIVALATVADLVPLIGENRTLVKWGLKQMRTTRWAGLAALTQIAGVKASICSADIGFRLGPRINAAGRLGTAHQALALLLSDDPEECIRLATDLNTRNCERQTVEKSVTREVEFWIEAHHDHTRNAAIIAGHQNWHSGVLGIVASRIARRYHRPTLIIGFDGSGVGKGSGRSIEGFPLIKALRRCSNKLEGFGGHRMAAGLTLLEANFKSFCTSFEEVAKSLITEEMLIPRLYLDAEVSAESLSHSLLEWQDQLEPFGSSNPQPLFLLRQLQPVHSPHWMGNKQHLSLKLSSGRRQLEAVFFNAVGFCMPHPPWDVAFHLDRNEFSKHPSFQLRIIDIRSSKGSL from the coding sequence ATGCGTTCCCTCGACAGCGTACAGAGTACTTTTGGGCTGCCAGCCTGTTTTGTCTCTCTGCTCTTGCAAAGAGGACTCACAGGCACTGCTTCCGTGGAAAGTTTTCTTTATCCTAAGCTCCGATCTCTCTCTGCTCCAGAGCTATTGCCGGATATGTCCCCCGCTGTGGAACGCGTGGATATTGCAATGCGCAACGGTGAGAAGATCGTGTTGTATGGAGACTACGATGTAGATGGTATTGCCTCTCTGGCACTCATTTCTCGCATCCTCGCTGCCTATCGGATAAGAGCAGAGTGCTTTTTACCACGGCGTACCGAAGAAGGATATGGTCTTACTCTTGCAGGTATCAAGCGGTGCTTCGCAGAACACCGTCCTGACCTTCTCATTGCAGTGGACTGTGGGACCAACTCGGCAGAAGAGGTTGCTGCAGTCCGTCGTCGTGGAGCAGATGTAGTGATCCTCGATCACCATGAAGTCCATTCTAGGCATCCTAATTGCACAGCACTGGTCAATCCAAAAATGGGAAGAGACTTTCACTATCTCTGTAGTGCGGGAGTTGCATTTAAGCTGGCACATGCCCTTGTGAAATATCACACCATTCCTGGCATAAACCTGAAAGACTATCTAGATATTGTTGCCCTAGCTACTGTAGCAGACCTCGTTCCGCTCATAGGGGAGAACCGTACCCTTGTGAAGTGGGGGTTAAAACAAATGAGAACTACTCGTTGGGCAGGGTTAGCGGCACTCACGCAGATTGCCGGTGTCAAAGCATCAATTTGCTCTGCCGACATTGGATTTCGTCTTGGCCCACGTATCAACGCAGCTGGTCGGTTGGGTACTGCCCATCAGGCTTTAGCACTTTTACTTTCTGATGACCCCGAGGAGTGTATCAGGCTTGCGACGGACCTCAACACACGAAATTGTGAGCGACAAACTGTAGAAAAGTCTGTTACTCGAGAAGTGGAGTTTTGGATAGAAGCGCATCATGATCACACCCGCAATGCCGCCATCATCGCAGGACATCAAAATTGGCATAGCGGCGTGCTAGGTATCGTGGCGTCACGCATTGCACGGCGCTACCATCGTCCTACTCTCATTATAGGGTTTGATGGTAGTGGAGTGGGAAAGGGAAGTGGCCGAAGCATTGAAGGATTTCCGCTCATTAAGGCATTGCGGCGCTGTTCGAATAAGTTGGAAGGATTTGGCGGCCATCGAATGGCAGCTGGGTTGACCTTGTTGGAAGCAAACTTTAAGAGTTTTTGCACTTCCTTTGAGGAAGTTGCAAAGAGCCTAATTACAGAGGAAATGCTTATCCCACGTCTATACCTGGATGCAGAAGTAAGCGCTGAAAGCCTCTCCCATTCATTGTTAGAATGGCAAGATCAGCTTGAACCATTTGGATCCTCTAATCCACAACCACTCTTCCTTCTTCGTCAGTTACAACCCGTCCACAGCCCACATTGGATGGGGAATAAGCAGCACCTAAGTCTGAAGCTCAGCTCTGGCCGTCGACAATTAGAAGCTGTTTTCTTCAATGCTGTTGGATTTTGTATGCCCCATCCCCCATGGGATGTAGCGTTCCACCTAGATCGGAATGAATTCAGTAAGCATCCTTCTTTTCAGCTTCGCATCATAGATATAAGGTCTAGCAAAGGATCGCTGTAA
- the pgsA gene encoding CDP-diacylglycerol--glycerol-3-phosphate 3-phosphatidyltransferase yields MTLPNRLTLARFSLTALFVAATESPFRWNMTLALIFFALAVLTDYLDGALARRRNLMTNFGILMDPLADKVLNVSAFILLVVYADLPPWVVIVIVAREFLITGLRLVAGNKGVILPAEQLGKHKTIWQVMTIFFFLILTAFLEWQLWPAWWIPIWIHGGWMFVAVTMTLTLYSGLGYLWRNRVLFS; encoded by the coding sequence ATGACTCTTCCTAATCGCCTTACCTTGGCCCGCTTCTCACTTACAGCACTCTTTGTGGCAGCTACAGAAAGCCCATTTAGATGGAACATGACACTTGCATTAATCTTCTTTGCCCTAGCGGTTTTGACGGACTACCTCGATGGGGCGCTTGCACGCAGAAGGAACCTGATGACCAATTTTGGGATACTGATGGATCCCTTGGCGGATAAGGTTCTCAATGTATCGGCGTTTATTCTCCTAGTCGTTTATGCAGATCTTCCGCCATGGGTGGTAATTGTTATCGTCGCTCGGGAGTTCTTGATCACAGGGTTGCGTCTCGTCGCTGGAAACAAGGGTGTTATTCTCCCAGCAGAACAACTGGGAAAACACAAAACAATTTGGCAAGTGATGACCATTTTTTTCTTCCTGATTCTTACGGCATTTTTAGAGTGGCAGTTGTGGCCAGCCTGGTGGATTCCCATTTGGATCCATGGTGGGTGGATGTTTGTTGCAGTCACTATGACACTTACTCTTTATTCTGGTCTGGGCTATCTCTGGAGAAACCGAGTACTGTTTTCATAG